The sequence below is a genomic window from Bacteroidota bacterium.
CCTGGCTATTGGTCATCATCCCAATTCCGAGTTGTTTAAGGATTATTTGGAAGTTGATGAACACGGATATATCAAAACTATTCCGGGGACTTCAAAAACAAATATCCCTGGTGTTTTTGCCTGCGGTGATGTTCAGGACCCTCAATACAAGCAGGCGATCACTGCCGCCGGTTCGGGATGTATGGCAGCCATTGATGCAGAAAGGTATTATCAAAACCTGAAAAAATAAATTGTTCAGTACCCAAAAAAATAGCCGTTTGTTTTTACAGCAAACGGCTATTTTTTAGTCTGATGATATTTTTATGAAATACTTGCAATATGTTCGGCAGCGTATTTTCCAGCTTTCAGTTTTTCGTGTATTTCAGAGAAAGCCTTGATGGTATATTGAACATCTTCCAAAGTATGAACAGCTGAAGGGATGATACGGATTAAAATTACGCCTCTGGGTACCACAGGATATACCACTATGGAACAGAAGACGCTATAGTTTTCACGAAGGTCAAAAATGATATTGGTGGCCTCGGCAACTGTACCGCTCAGATATACCGGGGTAACAGGTGACTGGGTATTGCCAATGTTAAATCCTTGTGCTTTTAAGCCGTCTTGCAGGGCATGAACAATTTTCCAAAGATTTCCCCTTAATTCAGGGTGGGTTTTAATCAATTCAAGACGTTTTTGAGCGCCCACGACCATGGCCATGGGTAAGGATTTTGCAAAAATCTGGGAACGCATGTTGTATTTCAGAAAATCAATAACATCTTCCTTACCGGCAACAAAACCGCCAATCAAAGCCATTGCTTTGGCAAAAGTTGCGAAGTGCAGATCGATGCCGTCCTGAACACCAAAATGTTCGGGAGTTCCGGCTCCTGTCGGTCCCATAGTTCCGAATCCGTGAGCGTCGTCAACCAGGATGCGGAAATTATATTTTTCCTTTAACTTAACGATTTCATCAAGTTTACCTAATTCGCCGGACATGCCAAATACGCCTTCAGTAATGACCAGGATGCCGCCGTCTGTTTTTTCAACCAATGCAGTGGCCCTTTGTAATTCCTTTTCAAGGTTCTGCATGTCGTTGTGGGGATAAACAAAACGTTTGCCCATGTGGATACGCAGACCGTCCATAATGCAGGCATGAGCTTCGGAA
It includes:
- a CDS encoding aminotransferase class I/II-fold pyridoxal phosphate-dependent enzyme; the encoded protein is MDIFDKVRKRGPLGQYQKEAQGYFMFPKLEGEIGPHMKFRGKEVLNWSLNNYIGLCNHPEVRKIDAEAAKEWGLGYPMGARMMSGHTTKHEELEAQLAAFVNKEDAYLLNFGYQGMISIIDTICGRNDVIVYDSEAHACIMDGLRIHMGKRFVYPHNDMQNLEKELQRATALVEKTDGGILVITEGVFGMSGELGKLDEIVKLKEKYNFRILVDDAHGFGTMGPTGAGTPEHFGVQDGIDLHFATFAKAMALIGGFVAGKEDVIDFLKYNMRSQIFAKSLPMAMVVGAQKRLELIKTHPELRGNLWKIVHALQDGLKAQGFNIGNTQSPVTPVYLSGTVAEATNIIFDLRENYSVFCSIVVYPVVPRGVILIRIIPSAVHTLEDVQYTIKAFSEIHEKLKAGKYAAEHIASIS